A window of Saimiri boliviensis isolate mSaiBol1 chromosome 1, mSaiBol1.pri, whole genome shotgun sequence genomic DNA:
ggattacaggcacacgccaccacgcccagctaattttttgtatttttagtagagacagggtttcaccatgttgaccaggatggtctcgatctctcgacctcgtgatccacccgcctcggcctcccaaagtgctcggattacaggattgagccaccacacccggctctagcattttaaaaaagaattaatgattattttgccatctgtgtatctgtACCTAATATCCCACTATAACCCTGGAGAAGGCCAAGTCTAAAAATAGGATGGGTTGTACAAACTAGAATTATAGTCTCTTTACATATGGGCATGTAGTTATTTctagcattttaaaaaggaactaaTTATTATTTCAGAATAGGAAAAAGAATCTTACATTCTAGAGCTTTTAGATCCAGATAAAGAGTGGAAAAACACTGATTCTAACTTTCTGGTTTCCGTATCTGGCTTGGTTGTGTCATTTCTTGTATCCCCATGAGTTTCACCTGTATCTTCTTTAAGTAATACTTTTTCGAGTGATTTTTGTTCCTTAACTGACGAATGACAACTACTTTCCTTCTTTCGTGTCCGTCTGACTTTCCCAATGAAAAAGTCGTCACCACTATCACTATCTTCAGACATGGAAGACTGTTTGTAAAATCTTTCTTCTGTGCTATCATCAAAATACTCCTTCTCCTCTTCACATGATTCTTCTACGCCATCACTGTTACCATAGAGTGAGCTATCAGAttctttggtttttttggtttgacTTAGTTTTTTCAGTTTTGGGTCAGCAGGTGTCTTCTGGGACTCTCGGGAAACTACAGAATCCTTTTCTGAAGGCTTTGATGGAGAATTTAGAATAGTCACAGCTTTACCTCCATGTTCTAccttggttattttttcttttgaattatgtGTTGGTttctttgccagtattttgttttctttcactttttgctCACTAACAGTTCCTTCATGCTGTGAAttatttccattatcatttgaaTACAAAGTATTCTTAGAATGATTGTCCTCTGAAGCATTCTTTGATGACTCAACTTCAGCAACATTTTGTCTTGCATCCTTAAAGGCTTGAACAGCAGCTGTAACAGAAACAATGCATGATTTATTTTAGCAGTGAAACATACAAAACATGACTGTTTTagaacactattttaaaaattatttgaaaagatttaaaaggGCAATTGGAATTGATATTAAGTACATATAATGGGTCTGAATTCACAAAGAGATCTTTCAACTTCTTAAAAACCaaacatagtggctcatgcctgtaatcccagcactttgggaggccaaggcaggtggatcacaaggtcaaaagttcaagaccagcctggccaagatggtgaaatcccatctctactaaaaatacaaaaattagctgggcatgatggtgtgtgcctgtaatcccagctagttgggaagctgaggcagagaactgcttgaacccgggaggcggaggttgcagtgagcagagattgcgccactgcactccagcctgggtgacagggcaagattccatctcaaaaaaaacaaaaaacaaaaacaaacaaatataacaTATGATATACTCAgacatattcattttaaattgtgaagtgaaaagaaaatcctttcttCATGTCTTGGAGTTATGAAGAACAGTAAAAACGTCacagaatacaaataaataaaaggaaatgacaaCTTTAATTTCTACAGTAATAATGCATTGAGTATTATAAATTGCGATTTCAgacataaaaatcaatgtaaaatgtgacaaaaacatttcattgtataaatattttattataaatgcatataaatgaaaattatgtgACTAACAGGCAAAACCAAAAGTAATGAGTTATgtcagtattaaaaaaaactattcatcTTTAtcatgtatatgttatatataaaaacctatattatgaatttattaaaaaatacagatttggtTTTTCTTCAGAGATCACAGATACTTTCCGTATTTTCAGAAACCTTCCACATTGGTAAATATGTGAAAGAAACTTACATTTATAATAGATCTTCCAAGAGTTAAAAGAACcataaaagtatttaaagtaaGTGATAGCCATTATCCAAAGTCTACATATACATTAAGTACATTGCTTAAAAGTCATTTAATTCATACCTTTTAGGACATCTATCTTTTTCTTCAGAAGAGGATGTACTGCTAGTCTGGCAATTGCTCTTTCAGTTGCAGTAGAATCTGGCTGCAAATTAATGTTAGGAAGTAAAATAAAGACACTAttgaaagtgaataaaataaaatctatcgTAGTCTTTAAAATTAGAGTTGGAGAATAGAACCAGTTAATATTCTCCTTAGATAACTTATCTATATAATCAATCCATGCTAAAGACAAAGATTGTTCACACAAAAATATTACTGACtgaacaattaaaattattacttaattattaataaatattctttggACACTTAATTGTAATAAGCACCAtgtgtaacattaaaaaaaaaacatagtttttaCTATCAAAGAACTTAACTGATCTaattaagaaaactaaatatcaAAGAATGACATAACATATTAGTGCTAATCTGTGTGAGACTATTGTAATATTTGAAGTCCCATTTAACAGAGACCTAGAAATTATctaatgttctttatttctattttaaatgtctaCTATCATGGCCACGTTCTCAGGGCCTGGAACAATGCTCGGATCAtagaaaatatgttataaatatttgatatgaCTGAATCggaatattatatacaatattcaACACATTTATAAATTTTGGAAACATCATGATGCCAGCTAATTACTTGAAATGCCATATGAAGGCTGACAACATCAAATTTCGACCTCTAGCTTCAACCTGAGCTCTAAGCTGATATATCAAACCACCTAACTTGACATCTATTTGACACTGCCACAAcagaattttttgctttttttttctcacaaatctGTTTCTTCTATAGCTTTCTATCTTATTGCATGTAATTTCCATTCTTCTGGTTGCTCAGGCCTAAAACTCTTAAGGATTTGTTTCCAATATTTCTCTTCCTCAAAAGTCACAATACATTCTCTGTGATTCCAAATGTAAAATATATCCAGAACCAGTCACTTCTCaccatttctaattcttttttttttttttttgagacggagttttcgctcttgttacccaggctggagtgcaatggcgcgatcttggctcaccgcaacctccgcctcctgggttcaggcaattctcctgcctcagcctcctgagtagctgggattacaggcacacaccaccatgtccagctaattttttgtatttttagtagagacggggtttcaccatgttgaccaggatggtctcgatctcttgaccttgtgatccacctgcctcggcctcccaaagtgctgggattacaggcttgagccactgcgcccggcaccaTTTCTAATTCTTACTACCTTTGCCTAAATCACCAACACCTCTCACCTGAACCAACATAATAAGCTTATACCTAGTCACTTCCCTTTGCAACTTGCTCTCTTAACAGTCAATTTTCCAGATGGCAgtcacagtaatttaaaaaaatatactcaAATCATGCTA
This region includes:
- the SRFBP1 gene encoding serum response factor-binding protein 1, which produces MALPGTLNLNNEVVKMRKEVKRIRVLVIRKLVRSVGRLKSKKGTEDALLKNQRRAQRLLEEIHAMKELKPDIVTKSALGDDINFEEICKKPDSTATERAIARLAVHPLLKKKIDVLKAAVQAFKDARQNVAEVESSKNASEDNHSKNTLYSNDNGNNSQHEGTVSEQKVKENKILAKKPTHNSKEKITKVEHGGKAVTILNSPSKPSEKDSVVSRESQKTPADPKLKKLSQTKKTKESDSSLYGNSDGVEESCEEEKEYFDDSTEERFYKQSSMSEDSDSGDDFFIGKVRRTRKKESSCHSSVKEQKSLEKVLLKEDTGETHGDTRNDTTKPDTETRKLESVFFHSLSGSKSSRINYKEQAPKTRSIDFPQTEPQIKNHFNKKLQRKLENTKQQLPLPLHPSWEASRRRKEQQSNIAVFQGKKITFDDD